One region of Thermovirga sp. genomic DNA includes:
- a CDS encoding NAD-dependent epimerase/dehydratase family protein has protein sequence MKVLVTGVSGFIGGQLTRHLLDQGHDVRGASRWLDSPFPRAERYDHVTVEDPSSPRAWKPAVSGVDAVVHLIAKTSPPEKDDAAEAEELRRVNVGLTKTLFEASWKAGVKRFVYMSCMNAVGEETAPEEVFAEDTPCNPTDPVGITKREAEEMILKYRGKMITAVLRAPMVYGPGVGGDFLRLVEEVSKRTPLPLSGVKNARSL, from the coding sequence ATGAAAGTACTGGTAACGGGAGTATCGGGCTTCATCGGGGGTCAGCTGACCAGGCACCTTCTGGATCAGGGTCATGACGTGCGGGGGGCGTCGCGGTGGCTGGACTCCCCTTTTCCCAGGGCCGAAAGGTACGACCATGTTACCGTCGAGGACCCCTCCTCCCCCAGAGCATGGAAACCGGCCGTTTCCGGGGTGGATGCCGTAGTGCACTTGATTGCGAAGACTTCCCCGCCCGAGAAGGACGATGCCGCCGAAGCGGAGGAACTCCGCAGGGTCAACGTGGGCCTTACGAAGACGCTCTTCGAGGCATCGTGGAAGGCCGGGGTGAAGCGGTTCGTCTACATGAGCTGCATGAACGCGGTGGGAGAGGAAACCGCGCCGGAAGAGGTCTTCGCCGAGGACACTCCCTGCAATCCGACCGATCCGGTGGGGATCACCAAGAGGGAGGCCGAGGAGATGATCCTCAAGTACCGGGGGAAGATGATCACGGCGGTCCTGCGCGCCCCGATGGTTTACGGACCCGGTGTTGGGGGCGACTTCCTGCGCCTGGTGGAGGAAGTGAGTAAGAGGACCCCCCTTCCCCTTTCCGGTGTGAAGAATGCCAGGAGCCTG